A stretch of Ranitomeya variabilis isolate aRanVar5 chromosome 3, aRanVar5.hap1, whole genome shotgun sequence DNA encodes these proteins:
- the LOC143817347 gene encoding uncharacterized protein LOC143817347, with product MSSRELRQLIMDNIAWMNRPENRNQSPVIGRLRSSQTRGGRIEDDRDYLPSPERRRRVRDPSRRSVPEETRHRSRSPHRPLPDRPISPEPLPPTTRPDNLRPAEALPPTTRPDNLRPAEALPPTTLPDNLRPAEALPPTTLPDRHSSADASLPSSSNNRSGGNEVATISGADPQPSFIPPSVGTDAENQAGLDSDEDTTPPQAAPLRRRGRRRGMTRIRQIERLPTRSATGQEEIPSCAICLGDYEVGEQLIVLPCRHLFHQSCITPWLRQNRYCPYCRQNCFQQNRQRRA from the exons ATGAGTTCTCGGGAATTGAGGCAGCTGATCATGGACAACATTGCATGGATGAACCGGCCAGAAAACCGAA ATCAGAGCCCTGTGATCGGAAGACTCAGGTCGTCTCAGACAAGAGGAGGAAGGATTGAAGATGACAGAGATTATTTACCTTCTCCAGAGAGAAGAAGAAGAGTTAGAGACCCATCCAGGCGCTCAGTACCAGAGGAGACCAGACACAGGAGCCGTTCGCCACATAGGCCGCTACCTGACCGTCCCATCTCTCCTGagcctttaccaccgaccacgcgccctgacaatctcaggcctgcggaagctttaccaccgaccacgcgccctgacaatctcaggcctgcggaagctttaccaccgaccacgctccctgacaatctcaggcctgcggaagctttaccaccgaccacgctccctgaccGTCACAGTTCTGCTGATGCGTCACTACCGAGCAGCAGCAATAACAGGAGTGGTGGAAATGAAGTGGCAACCATCTCCGGGGCCGATCCTCAGCCAAGTTTTATTCCACCATCCGTGGGCACAGATGCTGAGAATCAGGCCGGATTAGATTCAGATGAGGATACAACACCACCGCAGGCTGCACCCCTGCGGAGGAGAGGACGGCGGAGAGGAATGACAAGGATACGGCAAATAGAACGCCTTCCTACCAGGAGCGCCACAGGCCAGGAGGAGATTCCTTCTTGTGCCATATGCCTAGGTGATTATGAAGTAGGTGAGCAGCTTATTGTGCTGCCCTGCCGACATCTTTTTCATCAGAGCTGCATTACACCATGGCTCCGCCAAAACCGCTACTGTCCTTACTGccgccaaaactgtttccaacagaaCAGACAGAGAAGAGCATAA